A single window of Gossypium hirsutum isolate 1008001.06 chromosome A10, Gossypium_hirsutum_v2.1, whole genome shotgun sequence DNA harbors:
- the LOC107896749 gene encoding non-specific lipid-transfer protein 6-like: MPRSMSLKLACVVVLWLLVGAPLAQGAISCVQVKYSLLPCVGYVRGNNAGPAPPDCCKGIRSLKSAARRRLDRQAACKCIKSLAADISDINYSVAAGLPGQCKVHIPYKISPSIDCKRVK; this comes from the exons ATGCCTAGGTCCATGTCCCTTAAGCTTGCATGTGTAGTGGTGTTGTGGCTGTTGGTGGGCGCACCCCTGGCTCAAGGGGCCATAAGCTGTGTTCAAGTCAAATACTCCCTCCTACCCTGCGTTGGTTACGTAAGAGGCAATAATGCTGGTCCTGCTCCCCCAGATTGCTGTAAAGGCATCAGATCTCTCAAATCTGCGGCCCGAAGAAGACTAGACCGGCAAGCAGCTTGCAAATGCATCAAAAGTCTGGCCGCCGACATTTCTGACATCAACTATAGCGTTGCAGCCGGACTCCCAGGCCAGTGCAAAGTCCACATCCCTTACAAGATCAGCCCTAGCATTGACTGCAAAAG AGTCAAGTGA